One Candidatus Eisenbacteria bacterium genomic window, CGCCTCCCGTGAAGAACACGAGATACGACGTCGTGGCCACGTCCACCAGGAACTGGGTGGCCAGCAGGTTTCTCGAGTCGCCGCCGCTCTTCAGAACCCGCTGGTAGGCGAACGCCAGGCCCGCCACCGTGAACAGAAAAAATCCGAACGGGAATTGTCGCTCGTCGCCGAGCGGGCCCCCCGAGAAGGCCACCGCCATCGCGGTGACCAGCCCGAGCAGCGCGACCCGGCCCAGGATGACGGCCTGGACCGCGAGGCCCAGGTCCCGATCCCCGTCGGCCTCCGGGTTTGCGCGACGCGCGGCCATCGGGCGATCTAATGACCGCCCGCGACCACGTTGATCAACTTGAACATCGGCAGGTACATCGCGATCACCATCCCGCCGACAATCGTTCCCATGACGACGATCATGATGGGCTCGATCAGGGAGGTCAGCGAATCCACCGCCGTGTCGACTTCGTCGTCGTAGAAATCCGCGATCCGCGTCAGCATGTCGTCGAGCGCGCCGGTCTCTTCACCCACGGAGATCATCTGCACCACCATCGGCGGGAATACCGTCGATTGGCGAAGCGGCGCGGAGATCGTCTCGCCTTCCCGGATGCTGGATCGCGCGGCCATGATCGCGTTCTCGATCACCCGGTTTCCCGAGGTGCGCGCGGTGATGTCGAGCCCGTTCAGGATCGGAACGCCCGAGGAGATGAGCGTCGAGAGGGTGCGCGTGAACCGGGCCACGGCACCCTTGCGCAGCACGTCCCCCAGAACCGGAATCTTGAGCAGGAGCGTGTCGATCTGGACCCGGCCCTTCTCGTTCAGGTAGTACCGCTGGATCGCCACCACCGCCGCGATCATTCCCCCGATGAGCGCCCACCAGTACGCGCGCAGAAACGAGCTCAGGCCCATGACGATCTTGGTCGGGAGCGGAAGCTCGGCCCCGAACCCGGTAAACATCCTGGCGAAGGTCGGGATGATGAAGATGAGCATGAAGGACGTGGCGAGCACGGCGACCGAAAGCACGACGGCCGGGTACACCATCGCGGCCTTGATTTTCCGCTTGAGCGCTTCGGCTTTCTCGATGTAGGTCGCGAGGCGCTGGAGGATGTTGTCCAGGATCCCTCCCGCCTCCCCCGCTTCGACCATGTTCACGAAGAGCTCGTCGAAGACCTTGCTGTGCTCCTTCTTTCCAAGCGCCTCGGCGAGGGTC contains:
- a CDS encoding type II secretion system F family protein, translated to MPVYVWKGRTVAGEIQTGELTLDSQDEALAALRKRRIIISSVREKKADVKLGLPKFGGPGVTTRDLAIFTRQFATMINAGLPLVQCLDILSKQTEKETFRHVIGQVMRDVEAGTTLAEALGKKEHSKVFDELFVNMVEAGEAGGILDNILQRLATYIEKAEALKRKIKAAMVYPAVVLSVAVLATSFMLIFIIPTFARMFTGFGAELPLPTKIVMGLSSFLRAYWWALIGGMIAAVVAIQRYYLNEKGRVQIDTLLLKIPVLGDVLRKGAVARFTRTLSTLISSGVPILNGLDITARTSGNRVIENAIMAARSSIREGETISAPLRQSTVFPPMVVQMISVGEETGALDDMLTRIADFYDDEVDTAVDSLTSLIEPIMIVVMGTIVGGMVIAMYLPMFKLINVVAGGH